In Thermodesulfobacteriota bacterium, a single genomic region encodes these proteins:
- a CDS encoding DUF1326 domain-containing protein, translating to MAYDFQGSLLEVCTCNILCPCWVAEDPDGEGTCDAAWGYRVDKGAIDGVDVSGVVFGTMNHIPGNILEGNWRVAFFIDEKATKEQEEALLNAFTGKLGGPLADLAKLTGEVVAVERVPITFEVVEGKGKLKLGPYAEAEMEPYRGPTGKTTTLVDSAFTTIPGSPAWLSKASSFKRNSSKFGLKDIDLKNHNAIQGEFRFVG from the coding sequence ATGGCTTATGATTTTCAAGGGAGTCTTCTAGAGGTATGTACGTGCAATATACTATGCCCTTGCTGGGTTGCCGAGGACCCAGATGGTGAAGGTACATGTGATGCAGCATGGGGGTACCGAGTTGATAAGGGTGCTATCGACGGAGTGGACGTCTCAGGTGTAGTTTTTGGTACCATGAACCATATTCCCGGAAACATCCTTGAAGGTAATTGGCGCGTCGCTTTTTTTATAGATGAAAAAGCTACGAAGGAGCAAGAGGAAGCACTTTTGAACGCATTTACTGGTAAACTAGGCGGTCCGCTTGCTGATTTGGCTAAATTGACAGGCGAAGTTGTTGCCGTAGAGCGGGTGCCAATCACATTTGAGGTAGTAGAGGGGAAGGGCAAATTAAAACTCGGCCCATATGCAGAAGCCGAAATGGAGCCCTACAGAGGCCCCACTGGTAAGACTACCACTCTAGTTGATTCTGCTTTTACCACCATTCCTGGATCACCGGCTTGGCTAAGCAAGGCGTCGAGTTTCAAACGAAATAGCTCGAAATTTGGGTTGAAGGATATCGACCTCAAGAACCATAACGCCATACAGGGAGAATTCCGCTTCGTTGGTTAA
- a CDS encoding DUF2182 domain-containing protein: MSMYRGTAPPAVEKAILFGSIIILALAAWVALWFADDFANGFLHVHHLGHHIEVSGSVLLLFAGGWTVMIVAMMLPTTLPIISIFHTIANTREDRLLLVGLVVIGYIIAWATFGVIVYLIYLLLHFVVNSIPFLKNNTWVAVPSLLILAGSFQFTSLKYRCLDKCRSPFSFVIEHWQGHKYKWLALRLGIDNGIFCVGCCWALMLLMFIVGIGSLAWMFILAVIMAIEKNVSWGRRISTPLGIVLIFWGVILLVNLLSK, translated from the coding sequence ATGTCAATGTACAGAGGTACTGCACCCCCTGCAGTCGAAAAAGCTATATTGTTTGGTTCGATTATAATTCTAGCTTTAGCAGCATGGGTTGCACTTTGGTTCGCTGACGATTTTGCTAATGGCTTTCTACACGTACACCATTTAGGGCACCATATAGAGGTTTCCGGATCGGTTTTGCTTCTTTTTGCAGGTGGCTGGACTGTGATGATAGTTGCGATGATGCTGCCTACAACCCTCCCGATCATCTCTATTTTCCACACAATAGCGAACACACGAGAAGATCGGTTATTGCTTGTAGGGCTTGTGGTTATCGGTTATATAATAGCCTGGGCGACATTTGGAGTGATTGTCTATCTAATATATCTACTGTTGCATTTCGTAGTAAATTCTATTCCATTCCTCAAGAACAATACCTGGGTTGCTGTACCTTCGCTACTAATTCTTGCGGGTTCTTTCCAGTTTACTTCACTCAAATACAGATGTCTTGACAAGTGCAGATCACCTTTTAGTTTTGTTATTGAGCACTGGCAGGGTCACAAATATAAATGGCTGGCCCTGCGACTTGGCATTGATAATGGCATTTTTTGTGTCGGTTGCTGCTGGGCCTTGATGCTTCTCATGTTTATCGTTGGAATTGGGAGTTTAGCTTGGATGTTTATCTTAGCTGTCATCATGGCAATAGAGAAGAATGTATCTTGGGGGCGTCGTATCAGCACTCCATTAGGAATAGTTTTAATCTTCTGGGGAGTCATACTTCTAGTTAATTTGCTGAGCAAATAA